Genomic segment of Staphylococcus muscae:
CAAGCCAATGGAAAGTGCAGATATTATTTCTGAACCCGTTGCATTAGGAAGTATACAAGTACCAAAGGATGGTAATCCAATTATCTTGTTAAACGATCGTCAAACAGTAGGCGGATATACAAAGATTGGTACAGTCATTGATAGCGACCTTGTAGATGTTATTCAAAAACGACCTGGCGAGAAAATACAGTTCGAGTGGGTCACTTTTAATGAAGCAAATGAAATTCTTGCACGCAAAGGCCGTAAACTTGCCGATGCAAAAGAGAAATTGCGACGATATCCGCAACGTTATTTGAAAAATATACGACCAACACAACGAAAAATAAAAAGTGTATTAAAAGGAGATAGTATACCATGGACTTAAAACAAATCGAACAAACACTTACTTTATTAAAAACATACGGTGTCAAACACTTCCGATATGGTGATGAAGATATGGAGTTAGAACTTGATTTACCTGCAACACAACAAAGTGAAGAATATCAAGTGTCACCACAAGCACCAGTACAATCAGCATCACAAGTAGCACAAACTCAAGAAGAAACATCAGAAGATACATTTAAAGAAATCCGTTCTCAAATGATTGGTACATTCTATCTACAAGATGAAAAAGAATTAACAAAACCAGTCATTAAAGTTGGGGATGTAATTCAAAAGGGTGATATTATCGGCTACGTTGAAGCAATGAAAGTGATGAATGAAGTAACTGCTGACGAAAGTGGTGAAATTGTAGAAATCCTTGTTGATCACGGCGAAAATATTGAACACAATCAATGTATCGTTAAATTAAAGTAAGGGGGCGTACTGATGTATCGAGTATTAGTCGCAAATAGAGGAGAAATTGCAGTAAGAATTATTCGTGCATTGCGTGAAATGAATATGGAATCAGTTGCTGTGTATGCAGTAGGCGACGAAGATAGTTTGCATGTAAAACTTGCAGATCACGCAGTATGTATCGGGAATGCAAACCCACTAGATAGTTACCTTAATATTCATAACATTCTTTCGGCTGCTGAAATAACGAATGCCAATGCCGTTCATCCAGGATATGGATTTCTATCTGAGAGTCCTGTTTTTGCAGAAAAGGTAGAAAATGAAGGGCTATATTTCATCGGCCCAACCAAATCTACAATGGAATTGATGGGTGATAAAATTACAGCACGTCAAACAGTCGATCAAGCGGGTGTTCCAATAATTCCGGGATCTAAATCATCTGTTGAATCTGTTGATGAAGTGAAAACACTAGCCGAATCTCTCGGCTATCCACTTGTTTTAAAAGCAGCAAGCGGTGGTGGCGGCAAAGGGATCCGTATTGTAAAAGACGAAAGTATGTTGGAACAAACGTTTAAAGAGGCGAAAAGTGAAGGAAATAAATACTTTAATGATGATCGTGTTTATGTTGAAGCCTTTATTCCTGTCGCTAAGCACGTTGAGGTACAAGTACTTGGAGATGGTGAAACGAACTTTATTCATTTAGGAGAGCGTGACTGTTCTGTACAACGTAAAAACCAAAAGTTAATTGAAGAATCACCTTGCAGTGCTTTAACACCTGAGAAGCGTGAAAAGATGTGTCATGATGCAGTGAAAGTGGCACGTGCATCAAAATATCGTAGTGCAGGAACAATTGAATTTTTAGTGACTGAAGATGCGTATTATTTCATTGAGATGAATGCACGTATCCAAGTCGAACATACAGTTACTGAGATGCGTACGAATGTTGACCTTGTATGCGAACAACTTCGCATTATGCAAAATGGCACATTGTCATTGAAACAAGAAGATATTCCATTTGAAGGTCATGTTATCGAAGCACGTATTAATGCTGAGAATCCAGAACAGGCGTTCAGACCAACTCCGGGGACTGTTCAAAGACTACATTTACCACAAGGATTTAATGTACGTGTTGACTCACTGCTTTATAGTGGTTATACTGTTTCTTCATATTATGATTCTTTAGTTGCTAAAGTAATCGTCAAAGGAGATAATCGTGAACATGCCATTAATAAGTTAAAAGTGACATTGGATGAAATGATTATCGATGGCTTTACGACAACGGCAGACTTCTTATATGCAGTTCTCTCTTATCCACCATACTGTGAGGGGGATGCGAGCGAAGTTGATATTAAGTTTTTAGAACGTCATGATATTATCAAGGGGGTTCAACATGGTTAAAGTTGATTTGAACTGTGATTTAGGTGAAAGTTTCGGTAATTATAAGGTAGGCAATGATGAAGCTGTTTTACCACTCATCACTTCTGCAAATGTGGCATGTGGATTTCATGCAGGTGACGAAAATGTCATGGCACAAACAGTTAAATATGCGAAACAACACAATGTCAGCGTCGGGGCACACCCGGGATTTCCTGACTTACAAGGGTTTGGACGTCGCAATTTAGATATGTCGCCTGAAGAAGTGTATCACATGATGGTTTATCAAATCGGGGCGTTGAAAGCATTTTGTGATATTGAAGGAGTTACTCTCAATCATGTCAAACCACACGGTGCATTATATCAAATGGGGGCAATAGATCGAGATATTGCACGTGCCATAGCAGAAGCAGTTTATGCGGTTGATCCTAAACTGTATCTCGTTGGACTTTCTAATTCAATTCAATTAGAAGAAGCAGAAAAGGTTGGATTGCCAACAGCCTCAGAAGTATTTGCTGACCGTCGTTATGAAAAAGATGGCCAGTTGGTGAGCAGAAGAAAACAGGGCGCACTCATCGAAGACACATCAGAAGCCATTCAACAAGTCATTCGTATGGTGACAGAAGGTAAGACAACAGCAATTACGGGAGAAGAGATAGAGATTAAAGCGGATACTATTTGTGTGCATGGTGATGGTGCACATGCATTAGAATTTGTAAAACAGATTAGAGAGCAACTTACAGAAGTAGGAGTCAAGATAGTTAAATTAGGGGGCTAATGAATGAAATCTAATTCGAATAAAATTGAAAATCCAGGTGAATTCCAGTTCACAAAAGCACACAGGCGTCTATTACTAGGATCAGTCTTCTTGATGGCAACATCAGCAATCGGACCAGCCTTTTTAACACAAACAGCAGTATTTACAGAACAATTTTTAGCAAGTTTTGCATTTGCAATTTTATTATCTATTATTATTGATATTGGTGCACAAATTAACATTTGGCGTGTATTAGTCGTGACAGGCTATCGAGGGCAAGAAATTGCGAACGAAGTCGTGAAAGGACTCGGAACGTTTATTTCCATTCTAATTGCAATCGGTGGTTTAGCGTTTAATATCGGTAACATTGCAGGGGCAGGACTTGGTTTAAATGCCATTTTCGGTATTGACGTACGTGTAGGTGCGGCAATTACAGCTGTTATCTCAATTCTCGTCTTTATTTCAAAAAATGGGCAAAAAATGATGGACTTTGTGACTATGCTATTAGGTATTTTAATGATTGCAGTTGTTGCGTATGTCATGGTGCAATCAAACCCACCATATGCAGATGCAGCGAAACATATGATATTACCTGAAAATCCAGCGGCACTCGTTTTACCAATCATTACACTTGTAGGTGGAACGGTTGGTGGTTATATTACATTTGCTGGTGCACACAGAATCCTTGATGCAGACATTAAAGGGAAAGATTACTTACCCTTCGTCAATCGTTCAGCGATCACAGGTATTTTAACAACAGGCGTTATGCGTGGTCTTTTATTCTTAGCGGTATTAGGTGTTGTTGTGACGGGCGTTACTTTAAATCCAGAAAATCCACCTGCATCTGTTTTTGAACATGCGATTGGTCCAGTTGGTAAAAATATCTTTGGTGTTGTATTGTTTGCTGCGGCGATGTCATCAGTTATTGGATCAGCATATACGAGTACGACATTTATCAAGACATTGCACAAAAAGTTAAATAAGTTTGATAACTATGTGGTAATTGCATTTATCCTTATATCAACATTAATTTTCTTATCAATTGGTAAACCGGTCAAATTATTAATCGTTGCTGGTGCATTGAACGGTTTGATTTTGCCAATTACATTAGGGACAGTTTTAATCGCTTCGAAAAACAAGCGAATTGTTGGCGACTATCAACACCCAACATGGATGCTTATTTTTGGTATTGTAGCAGTTATTGTAACGCTTTTCACAGGATTTTTCTCATTCCAAGGACTCGCACAACTTTGGACA
This window contains:
- a CDS encoding NRAMP family divalent metal transporter, which translates into the protein MKSNSNKIENPGEFQFTKAHRRLLLGSVFLMATSAIGPAFLTQTAVFTEQFLASFAFAILLSIIIDIGAQINIWRVLVVTGYRGQEIANEVVKGLGTFISILIAIGGLAFNIGNIAGAGLGLNAIFGIDVRVGAAITAVISILVFISKNGQKMMDFVTMLLGILMIAVVAYVMVQSNPPYADAAKHMILPENPAALVLPIITLVGGTVGGYITFAGAHRILDADIKGKDYLPFVNRSAITGILTTGVMRGLLFLAVLGVVVTGVTLNPENPPASVFEHAIGPVGKNIFGVVLFAAAMSSVIGSAYTSTTFIKTLHKKLNKFDNYVVIAFILISTLIFLSIGKPVKLLIVAGALNGLILPITLGTVLIASKNKRIVGDYQHPTWMLIFGIVAVIVTLFTGFFSFQGLAQLWTQ
- the pxpA gene encoding 5-oxoprolinase subunit PxpA, whose amino-acid sequence is MVKVDLNCDLGESFGNYKVGNDEAVLPLITSANVACGFHAGDENVMAQTVKYAKQHNVSVGAHPGFPDLQGFGRRNLDMSPEEVYHMMVYQIGALKAFCDIEGVTLNHVKPHGALYQMGAIDRDIARAIAEAVYAVDPKLYLVGLSNSIQLEEAEKVGLPTASEVFADRRYEKDGQLVSRRKQGALIEDTSEAIQQVIRMVTEGKTTAITGEEIEIKADTICVHGDGAHALEFVKQIREQLTEVGVKIVKLGG
- a CDS encoding acetyl-CoA carboxylase biotin carboxylase subunit translates to MYRVLVANRGEIAVRIIRALREMNMESVAVYAVGDEDSLHVKLADHAVCIGNANPLDSYLNIHNILSAAEITNANAVHPGYGFLSESPVFAEKVENEGLYFIGPTKSTMELMGDKITARQTVDQAGVPIIPGSKSSVESVDEVKTLAESLGYPLVLKAASGGGGKGIRIVKDESMLEQTFKEAKSEGNKYFNDDRVYVEAFIPVAKHVEVQVLGDGETNFIHLGERDCSVQRKNQKLIEESPCSALTPEKREKMCHDAVKVARASKYRSAGTIEFLVTEDAYYFIEMNARIQVEHTVTEMRTNVDLVCEQLRIMQNGTLSLKQEDIPFEGHVIEARINAENPEQAFRPTPGTVQRLHLPQGFNVRVDSLLYSGYTVSSYYDSLVAKVIVKGDNREHAINKLKVTLDEMIIDGFTTTADFLYAVLSYPPYCEGDASEVDIKFLERHDIIKGVQHG
- a CDS encoding acetyl-CoA carboxylase biotin carboxyl carrier protein, whose protein sequence is MDLKQIEQTLTLLKTYGVKHFRYGDEDMELELDLPATQQSEEYQVSPQAPVQSASQVAQTQEETSEDTFKEIRSQMIGTFYLQDEKELTKPVIKVGDVIQKGDIIGYVEAMKVMNEVTADESGEIVEILVDHGENIEHNQCIVKLK